One genomic region from Egicoccus sp. AB-alg6-2 encodes:
- a CDS encoding ATP-dependent RecD-like DNA helicase: MSTVDEQILSAADAISSNIAALGYDRTLLAQNILSQLRNLVEGVAVRLHTGRGDGEFQYAMVGSAISYVSSQGKLNFVSRFHKLLQISASHYTMGGDPSERLMLKYYDYLLRIRDLASAQFGLSTLANLEDFPVDLDPSLQEYHQKIAERIVVAQATPLEKPRRDRYYVHAVRPFYTGGRVLYEVTFYNAVNRISKFDRVIGFTDIDITDKYAANLVLAADSIEVLGQTMPITIIRDWEVSIRPCEFDNFARIFDERLKTSTASTEYRNLMRYLTATSSNLLDVVDMGDEQYSTLRAWVTKTSQQPRILPVLDKARALVRRESPGSNVIRYLMLRMNNQIIKLQHTNRACGVLSDLHLEYGCTPFDRMPFCTSLVGHNPRFADLAEGLDSTGRAHELLARRVKTNVENRGMLYTPAGDVERLGNVDQLMAAYNGHVYYRHTGRKMVKDKGHLFLREYEDGTVAIIEKLQEFAATGLAGYRNAVKQWLAQTTPAPDDPLKVQALEDLFADSHVALIYGAAGTGKSTMVSLIAKCFNGNEKLFLAHTNPAVDNLRRRVNAQNSTFRTISSQINRNDAIDYDVLVIDECSTVSNSDLLKVLERTSFKLLVLVGDVFQIESIQFGNWFGLARSFIPASAVFELKTPFRTKNANLLDLWSAVRDLKDDIAETLARNGYSTVLDQSLFQAQQDDEIILCLSYDGLYGINNVNRFLQSSNPGAPTTWGASTYKVGDPVLFNETDRFRPLIYNNLKGQIVDIQTLPGRIQFDVSLDRPVTELDVDGFELRYVEDSTVRFDVYERGSGDDDDDSTIGSVPFQVAYAVSIHKAQGLEYDSVKVVITDANEDDITHSIFYTAITRARENLRIFWTPETEHAVLSRLRRSANNKDAALMSARRGLTPM; this comes from the coding sequence ATCAGTACCGTCGACGAGCAGATACTGAGCGCCGCCGACGCGATCTCATCCAACATCGCGGCCCTCGGATACGACCGGACCCTTCTCGCCCAGAACATCCTGAGTCAACTGCGCAACTTGGTCGAGGGAGTCGCCGTGCGGCTACACACGGGCCGTGGCGATGGCGAGTTCCAGTACGCCATGGTCGGCTCGGCGATCTCCTATGTCTCCAGTCAGGGCAAACTCAACTTTGTCTCACGGTTCCACAAGCTGCTGCAGATCAGTGCATCGCACTACACGATGGGCGGAGACCCATCCGAGCGCCTCATGCTCAAGTACTACGACTACCTGTTACGGATCCGAGACCTGGCGAGCGCCCAGTTCGGGCTCAGTACCCTTGCAAATCTCGAGGATTTCCCGGTCGATCTCGACCCCTCGCTTCAGGAGTACCACCAGAAGATTGCCGAACGCATTGTGGTAGCACAGGCGACGCCACTAGAGAAGCCTCGCAGGGATCGCTATTACGTTCACGCCGTGCGACCCTTCTACACGGGCGGGCGTGTTCTCTACGAGGTGACCTTCTACAACGCGGTTAACCGAATCAGCAAGTTCGACCGCGTCATCGGGTTCACTGACATCGATATCACTGACAAGTACGCGGCAAACCTCGTCCTCGCAGCCGATTCGATCGAAGTGCTTGGGCAGACCATGCCCATCACGATTATCCGAGACTGGGAGGTATCGATTCGACCCTGCGAGTTCGACAACTTCGCTCGGATCTTCGATGAGCGCTTGAAGACCTCCACCGCTAGCACCGAGTACCGGAACCTGATGCGGTACCTGACGGCGACATCTTCGAACCTGCTTGACGTCGTCGACATGGGCGACGAGCAGTACAGCACCCTCAGAGCCTGGGTAACGAAGACGTCCCAGCAGCCGCGGATCTTGCCGGTCCTCGACAAGGCACGCGCGCTCGTGCGCAGAGAGTCGCCTGGGTCAAACGTCATCCGCTACCTGATGCTGCGAATGAACAACCAGATCATCAAGCTGCAGCACACCAACCGAGCCTGCGGCGTGCTGTCGGACCTCCACCTTGAGTACGGCTGCACGCCATTCGATCGAATGCCCTTCTGCACCTCGCTCGTCGGACACAACCCCCGCTTCGCAGACCTCGCCGAGGGCCTTGACTCCACGGGACGCGCCCACGAACTCCTCGCCCGCCGGGTCAAGACCAACGTTGAAAACCGCGGCATGCTCTACACGCCGGCCGGCGACGTCGAACGGCTGGGAAACGTCGATCAACTGATGGCCGCCTACAACGGCCATGTCTACTACAGGCACACTGGCCGCAAGATGGTGAAGGACAAGGGTCACCTCTTCCTCCGCGAGTACGAGGACGGCACGGTCGCCATCATCGAGAAGCTGCAGGAGTTCGCCGCGACCGGCCTCGCCGGCTACCGAAACGCGGTGAAGCAGTGGCTTGCGCAGACAACTCCTGCCCCGGACGACCCACTCAAGGTTCAGGCGCTCGAGGATCTGTTTGCTGACTCGCACGTCGCCCTGATCTATGGGGCGGCCGGGACCGGCAAGTCCACGATGGTCAGTCTCATCGCGAAGTGCTTCAACGGTAACGAGAAGCTCTTCCTCGCCCACACCAATCCGGCCGTCGACAACCTCAGGCGTCGTGTGAACGCCCAGAACTCGACCTTCCGTACGATCAGCAGCCAAATCAACCGAAACGATGCGATCGACTACGACGTGCTGGTGATCGATGAGTGCAGCACCGTCAGCAATTCTGACCTGCTCAAAGTGCTTGAGCGGACGTCCTTCAAGTTGCTCGTCCTTGTCGGTGACGTGTTCCAGATCGAATCCATCCAATTCGGGAACTGGTTCGGGTTGGCGCGCTCGTTCATCCCCGCTAGTGCGGTATTTGAGCTCAAGACACCGTTTAGGACGAAGAACGCCAATCTGCTCGACCTGTGGTCGGCCGTCCGCGACCTGAAGGACGACATCGCCGAGACACTGGCCCGGAACGGCTACTCCACGGTGCTCGACCAGAGTCTCTTTCAAGCCCAGCAGGACGACGAGATCATCCTGTGCCTCAGCTACGACGGTCTCTATGGAATCAACAACGTCAACCGCTTCCTCCAGAGCAGCAACCCCGGCGCGCCGACAACATGGGGCGCCTCGACCTACAAGGTGGGCGACCCGGTGCTCTTCAACGAGACCGACCGATTCCGGCCCCTCATCTACAATAACCTCAAAGGGCAGATCGTCGACATCCAGACGTTGCCTGGTCGGATTCAGTTCGACGTATCGCTCGACCGACCAGTGACTGAACTCGATGTCGATGGCTTCGAGCTCCGTTATGTGGAGGACTCCACTGTCAGGTTCGATGTCTACGAGCGGGGCAGTGGCGACGACGATGACGATTCCACAATTGGTTCAGTTCCGTTTCAGGTCGCCTATGCGGTCTCAATACACAAGGCGCAGGGCTTGGAGTACGACTCGGTGAAGGTGGTGATTACGGATGCCAACGAGGACGACATCACGCACAGCATCTTCTACACGGCAATCACCAGAGCACGTGAGAACCTGCGGATCTTCTGGACACCTGAAACAGAACACGCCGTCCTGAGCAGACTACGGCGCAGCGCCAACAATAAGGATGCTGCCCTGATGTCGGCTCGCCGTGGACTGACGCCGATGTGA